One window of Myripristis murdjan chromosome 8, fMyrMur1.1, whole genome shotgun sequence genomic DNA carries:
- the eef2kmt gene encoding protein-lysine N-methyltransferase EEF2KMT has protein sequence MNSEHSVRQSMEPSMRNKADVLHEFQVSFFAMSRLVTFPWSSLERELENDKSSELILDILKQTCLHPLCQKHPPSIKYRRLFVTELIRRHESAELEPLDELYEALGQVVGAKEGTNCYKTYLLPCGDAVSLSESVAVISEGTTGLVTWEAGLYLAEWAMDNQQAFTDRVVLELGSGVGLTGITVCRSCSPSRVCVEQLDWDTVTEQQLTEIGANTVIAADVVYDPDIIGCLVKLLSRLLSCSSPPGPPDILISSTLRNLGTYNSFKHQLESAGISHKVITEPVRHVFPYNRGSAIELIKLHF, from the exons ATGAACAGTGAGCATTCAGTGCGTCAGAGCATGGAGCCTTCTATGAGGAACAAAGCCGATGTCTTACATGAATTCCAGGTGTCGTTTTTTGCCATGAGTCGCCTGGTTACATTTCCCTGGTCT TCACTTGAAAGAGAGCTTGAAAACGACAAATCATCAGAACTGATCTTAGATATCCTAAAACAG ACATGTCTACACCCTCTGTGCCAGAAACATCCACCTTCAATCAAGTACAGGAGGCTGTTTGTCACAGAGCTGATCAGAAGG CATGAGTCTGCAGAGCTGGAGCCGCTGGATGAGCTGTATGAGGCTCTGGGCCAAGTTGTGGGAGCCAAGGAGGGAACAAACTGCTACAAAACTTACTTACTG CCTTGTGGTGACGCTGTCAGCCTGTCAGAGAGTGTGGCCGTTATCTCGGAGGGAACGACAGGCCTGGTGACCTGGGAAGCTGGCCTCTATCTGGCAGAGTGGGCCATGGACAACCAGCAGGCCTTCACTGACAG GGTGGTTCTTGAGCTGGGCAGCGGTGTGGGCTTGACCGGCATCACTGTCTGCCGCTCCTGCAGCCCATCCAG GGTTTGTGTGGAGCAGCTGGATTGGGACACAGTTACAGAGCAACAGCTGACAGAGATTGGGGCCAACACAGTCATCGCTGCAG ATGTGGTTTATGACCCTGACATCATTGGATGTCtggtgaagctgctctcccGACTCCTGAGCTGTTCATCTCCTCCAGGCCCCCCTGACATCCTCATTTCCTCCACCCTGCGAAATCTCGGCACATACAATTCCTTTAAGCATCAGCTGG AGAGCGCAGGGATCAGCCACAAGGTGATCACAGAACCAGTACGCCATGTGTTCCCTTACAACAGAGGCTCTGCCATAGAACTGATTAAATTGCACTTCTGA